The following coding sequences lie in one Corynebacterium humireducens NBRC 106098 = DSM 45392 genomic window:
- a CDS encoding histidine phosphatase family protein, with protein MTRRLILIRHGQTDYNATRRMQGQLDTHLSDLGREQAARAGRALSDAPITRIISSDLTRAFDTAQIIAEQLGLEVQTDARLRETHLGEWQSRTSAEVDEELPGARAAWRHDATWAPPGGESRVQVAGRARPVIEELMRDYDDWDSHAVLIVAHGGTISALTSSLLGLDVSMYPMLSGLKNTRRSELTARPRYKPGSSDALDDVSHGVESGNGGTQVGAPRFTPETVGDAQWYLDGWNMG; from the coding sequence ATGACCCGCCGCCTGATTCTGATCCGTCACGGTCAGACCGACTACAACGCGACCCGTCGTATGCAGGGTCAGCTGGACACCCACCTGTCCGATCTCGGCCGGGAACAGGCGGCCCGTGCGGGGCGTGCGCTCAGTGACGCACCGATCACCCGCATCATCTCCTCCGATCTGACGCGTGCCTTCGACACCGCGCAGATCATTGCCGAGCAGCTCGGCCTCGAGGTGCAGACGGATGCCCGTCTCCGGGAGACGCACCTGGGGGAGTGGCAGTCCCGCACCTCCGCGGAGGTCGACGAGGAGCTGCCGGGGGCGCGTGCGGCGTGGCGTCACGACGCCACGTGGGCCCCACCCGGGGGTGAGTCCCGCGTGCAGGTGGCGGGTCGTGCCCGCCCCGTCATCGAGGAGCTCATGCGCGACTACGACGACTGGGACTCCCATGCCGTCCTCATCGTCGCGCACGGCGGCACCATCTCCGCCCTGACCTCCAGCCTGCTGGGCCTCGACGTGAGCATGTACCCGATGCTCTCGGGTCTGAAGAACACCCGCCGTTCCGAGCTCACCGCCCGTCCGCGCTACAAGCCGGGCAGCAGTGACGCCCTGGATGACGTCTCCCACGGCGTGGAGTCCGGCAACGGTGGCACCCAGGTCGGTGCGCCGCGTTTCACCCCGGAGACCGTCGGGGACGCCCAGTGGTACCTCGACGGATGGAACATGGGATAA
- the rsfS gene encoding ribosome silencing factor, producing the protein MTVSDESRRLATIAALAADEKLARNIAVIDVSDVMAISDIFVVASADNERQVGAIVEEVEDELTKAGVEPLRREGNRENRWVLLDYGGIVVHVQRDAEREFYGLDRLYRDCPLIEVEGLEPPERPGSWTEDDVDTRAVASIDEIPLAAEAPGDADEEY; encoded by the coding sequence GTGACTGTTTCTGACGAATCCCGCCGACTGGCCACCATTGCGGCTCTCGCCGCCGACGAGAAGCTGGCCCGCAACATCGCCGTCATCGACGTCTCCGACGTGATGGCGATCAGCGACATCTTCGTCGTGGCCTCGGCGGACAATGAGCGCCAGGTCGGCGCCATCGTCGAAGAGGTCGAGGATGAGCTCACCAAGGCCGGCGTGGAGCCGCTGCGACGGGAGGGCAACCGCGAGAACCGTTGGGTGCTGCTCGACTACGGCGGGATCGTCGTCCACGTGCAGCGCGACGCGGAGCGCGAGTTCTACGGCCTGGACCGCCTGTACCGGGACTGCCCGCTCATCGAGGTCGAGGGCCTCGAGCCGCCGGAGCGTCCGGGGTCCTGGACCGAGGATGACGTGGACACCCGCGCCGTGGCCTCCATCGATGAGATCCCGCTCGCCGCGGAGGCTCCGGGCGACGCCGACGAGGAGTACTGA
- the nadD gene encoding nicotinate-nucleotide adenylyltransferase: MTERIGVMGGTFDPIHHGHLVAASEVADRFELDRVIFVPTGQPWQKARKKVSPAEDRYLMTVIATASNPRFHVSRVDIDRGGDTYTVDTLTDLRAQYPDAELFFITGADALQSILTWRDWDKMFDLAQFVGVTRPGYELTEEMLPEARQERVHLIDVPAMAISSTDCRERASQGRPVWYLVPDGVVQYIAKNDLY, encoded by the coding sequence ATGACTGAGCGTATCGGTGTCATGGGTGGCACCTTCGACCCGATCCACCACGGGCACCTCGTGGCCGCCAGTGAGGTGGCGGACCGCTTCGAACTCGACCGCGTGATCTTCGTGCCCACCGGGCAGCCGTGGCAGAAGGCGCGGAAGAAGGTCTCCCCGGCGGAGGACCGCTACCTGATGACGGTCATCGCCACCGCCTCCAACCCGCGGTTCCACGTCAGCCGCGTGGACATCGACCGCGGGGGAGACACGTACACCGTCGACACGCTCACGGACCTGCGGGCGCAGTACCCGGACGCGGAGCTGTTCTTCATCACCGGCGCGGACGCCCTGCAGTCCATCCTGACCTGGCGTGACTGGGACAAGATGTTCGACCTCGCGCAGTTCGTCGGCGTCACCCGCCCGGGCTATGAGCTCACCGAGGAGATGCTGCCGGAGGCCCGCCAGGAGCGGGTGCACCTCATCGACGTCCCGGCCATGGCGATCTCCTCGACGGACTGCCGCGAGCGGGCCTCGCAGGGGCGTCCCGTCTGGTATCTGGTGCCGGACGGGGTGGTGCAGTACATCGCGAAGAATGATCTGTACTGA
- a CDS encoding glutamate-5-semialdehyde dehydrogenase, whose product MTDTRAIEREEVLTKARAAKAVAPLLAQLPTSRKNEILLAAADALVAKTEDIIAANQQDIDSGRAEGLTEALIDRLSLDAARIEGIAGGLRQVAGLKDPVGEVLTGGVMPNGIQMRQVRVPLGVMGMVYEARPNVTVDAFGLALKSGNVPLLRGSRTAKVSNAKLVEILQDVVADFGLPRETVQLLPCETHDSVQDLITARGLVDVVIPRGGARLIETVVTNATVPAIETGTGNCHFYIDAEGDLEQGIAMLLNGKTRRCSVCNATETVLIDAALSDADKLRIVTALQEAGVTVHGDVAELEAFGAQDIVPADDTDWGDEYLSMDIAAKVVDGVEGAIEHIARWTTGHTEGIATGNIATAQKFADEVDAAAVMVNASTAFTDGEQYGMGAEIGISTQKLHARGPMALPELTSTKWILQGTGQTRP is encoded by the coding sequence ATGACTGACACCCGCGCCATTGAACGTGAAGAAGTACTGACCAAGGCCCGGGCGGCCAAGGCCGTCGCCCCGCTTCTGGCGCAGCTGCCGACCTCCCGGAAGAACGAGATCCTGCTGGCGGCCGCGGACGCGCTCGTCGCGAAGACCGAGGACATCATCGCCGCGAACCAGCAGGACATCGACTCCGGCCGCGCCGAGGGCCTCACTGAGGCACTCATCGACCGCCTCTCCCTCGACGCCGCCCGCATCGAGGGCATCGCCGGTGGCCTGCGCCAGGTCGCGGGCCTGAAGGACCCGGTGGGCGAGGTCCTCACCGGCGGCGTCATGCCCAACGGCATCCAGATGCGTCAGGTGCGTGTCCCCCTCGGCGTGATGGGCATGGTCTACGAGGCCCGCCCGAACGTCACCGTCGATGCCTTCGGTCTGGCGCTGAAGTCCGGCAACGTGCCGCTGCTGCGTGGTTCGCGCACCGCGAAGGTCTCCAACGCGAAGCTCGTGGAGATCCTGCAGGACGTCGTCGCCGACTTCGGTCTGCCGCGTGAGACCGTCCAGCTGCTGCCCTGCGAGACCCACGACTCCGTGCAGGACCTGATCACCGCCCGCGGTCTCGTCGACGTGGTCATCCCGCGTGGCGGCGCCCGCCTCATCGAGACGGTGGTCACCAACGCCACGGTCCCGGCCATCGAGACGGGCACCGGCAACTGCCACTTCTACATCGACGCCGAGGGTGACCTCGAGCAGGGCATCGCCATGCTGCTCAACGGCAAGACCCGCCGCTGCTCCGTGTGCAACGCCACCGAGACGGTGCTTATCGACGCCGCCCTCAGCGACGCCGACAAGCTGCGCATCGTCACCGCGCTGCAGGAGGCGGGGGTCACCGTCCACGGTGACGTCGCCGAGCTCGAGGCCTTCGGCGCGCAGGACATCGTCCCGGCCGACGACACCGACTGGGGCGACGAGTACCTGTCCATGGACATCGCCGCCAAGGTCGTCGACGGCGTCGAGGGCGCCATCGAGCACATCGCCCGCTGGACCACCGGCCACACCGAGGGCATCGCCACCGGCAACATCGCCACCGCGCAGAAGTTCGCCGACGAGGTCGACGCCGCGGCCGTCATGGTCAACGCCTCCACCGCCTTCACCGACGGCGAGCAGTACGGCATGGGCGCGGAGATCGGCATCTCCACCCAGAAGCTGCACGCCCGCGGCCCGATGGCACTGCCGGAGCTCACCTCCACCAAGTGGATCCTGCAGGGCACCGGACAGACCCGTCCTTAA
- a CDS encoding D-isomer specific 2-hydroxyacid dehydrogenase family protein, translating to MRFAFQPQQWPDAIAEIEAAGHTYVEDVHDADFLVFNGGPGKFPDPLPENIRYVQATFAGIDALVDAGLIRPGGVRWACASGLYDDTVAESTIAILLAQMHQHKMITLAGSWSVRREVDRRKQWLFDGKTVAIIGAGRIAVKLIEMLRVFGVRIIAVTRSGREVAGADESRAIAEVDEVWPVADVVVVLAPLTPETRHMINGDVFAQMKSTAVLVNVARGPLVHTEDLVEALRDGVIGGAALDVTDPEPLPDDHPLWDIDTCMITPHTANTYTVIQQRTGRLVVDNAAAFEAGERMPNEVDLEAGY from the coding sequence ATGAGATTCGCCTTCCAGCCGCAGCAGTGGCCGGACGCCATCGCCGAGATCGAGGCCGCCGGCCACACCTACGTCGAGGACGTCCACGACGCCGACTTCCTCGTGTTCAACGGGGGGCCGGGCAAGTTTCCCGACCCGCTGCCGGAGAACATCCGCTACGTCCAGGCGACGTTCGCGGGCATCGACGCGCTCGTCGACGCCGGCCTCATCCGTCCCGGCGGCGTCCGCTGGGCCTGCGCCTCCGGCCTCTACGACGACACGGTCGCCGAGTCGACGATCGCGATCCTGCTGGCCCAGATGCACCAGCACAAGATGATCACCCTGGCGGGCAGCTGGTCGGTGCGCCGCGAGGTGGACCGGCGCAAGCAGTGGCTCTTCGACGGCAAGACCGTCGCGATCATCGGGGCGGGCCGCATCGCCGTCAAGCTCATCGAGATGCTCCGGGTCTTCGGCGTGCGGATCATCGCCGTCACCCGGTCCGGGCGGGAGGTGGCGGGGGCGGACGAGTCCCGCGCCATCGCGGAGGTGGACGAGGTGTGGCCGGTCGCCGACGTCGTCGTCGTGCTCGCGCCCCTCACCCCGGAGACCCGGCACATGATCAACGGGGACGTGTTCGCGCAGATGAAGTCCACCGCCGTGCTCGTCAACGTCGCACGCGGCCCCCTCGTGCACACGGAGGACCTGGTGGAGGCCCTGCGCGACGGCGTCATCGGCGGGGCGGCCCTCGACGTCACCGACCCCGAACCCCTGCCCGACGACCACCCGCTGTGGGACATCGACACCTGCATGATCACCCCGCACACCGCGAACACGTACACGGTCATCCAGCAGCGGACGGGACGTCTCGTCGTCGACAACGCCGCCGCCTTCGAGGCGGGGGAGCGCATGCCGAACGAGGTCGACCTGGAGGCGGGCTACTAG
- the proB gene encoding glutamate 5-kinase — protein MTTRPHGLPLSPYRNHDDDVEYPAPAISPEDSPAFGHESAMRSHIAEAKRVVVKIGSSSLTNDDFTVDPNKINHIVDALQARMVRSDIIVVSSGAVAAGMGPLGLTQRPTDLATKQAAAAVGQVHLAHQWGRSFARYHRTIGQVLLTASDAGRRDRARNAQRTIDRLRQMRAIPIVNENDTVATSEMRFGDNDRLSAIVAHLISADALVLLSDVDGLYDRNPAEPDARFISEVRTGRDLKGVVAGDGGLVGTGGMASKVSAARLASRGGVPVLLTSADNIGPALDDASVGTVFHPRDERLSAWKFWALYAADTGGTLRLDDGAVKAVTAGGTSLLAVGVTAVEGEFQAGEIVDIIGPDGQVIGRGEVSYDSDVLVDMLGKHTDELPEGQRRPVVHADYLSNYATRL, from the coding sequence ATGACTACGCGCCCTCATGGACTGCCCCTGTCCCCGTACCGGAATCATGACGACGACGTCGAGTACCCGGCCCCGGCCATTTCCCCGGAGGACAGTCCGGCGTTCGGACACGAATCGGCGATGCGCAGCCACATCGCCGAGGCCAAGAGGGTGGTGGTGAAGATCGGTTCGTCCTCGCTGACGAACGACGACTTCACGGTCGACCCCAACAAGATCAACCACATCGTCGACGCCCTCCAGGCGCGTATGGTCCGCTCCGACATCATCGTCGTGTCCTCCGGTGCCGTCGCCGCCGGCATGGGCCCGCTGGGTCTCACGCAGCGTCCCACCGACCTGGCCACCAAGCAGGCGGCCGCCGCCGTCGGCCAGGTCCACCTGGCGCACCAGTGGGGCCGTTCCTTCGCCCGCTACCACCGCACCATCGGCCAGGTCCTGCTCACCGCCTCCGACGCCGGACGCCGTGACCGTGCCCGCAACGCGCAGCGCACCATCGACCGTCTGCGTCAGATGCGGGCGATCCCGATCGTCAACGAGAATGACACGGTCGCCACCTCCGAGATGCGCTTCGGTGACAACGACCGCCTCTCCGCGATCGTGGCCCACCTCATCAGCGCCGATGCGCTGGTGCTGCTCTCCGACGTCGACGGCCTCTACGACCGCAACCCCGCGGAGCCGGACGCCCGCTTCATCTCCGAGGTGCGCACGGGACGTGACCTCAAGGGGGTCGTCGCCGGTGACGGCGGCCTCGTGGGCACCGGTGGCATGGCCTCGAAGGTCTCCGCCGCCCGCCTCGCCTCCCGCGGCGGGGTGCCGGTGCTGCTGACCTCCGCCGACAACATCGGCCCCGCACTTGACGACGCCTCCGTGGGCACCGTCTTCCACCCGCGCGACGAGCGTCTCTCCGCCTGGAAGTTCTGGGCGCTGTACGCCGCCGACACCGGAGGCACGCTGCGTCTCGACGACGGCGCCGTCAAGGCCGTCACAGCTGGCGGCACCTCACTGCTGGCGGTGGGCGTCACCGCCGTCGAGGGTGAGTTCCAGGCAGGTGAGATCGTCGACATCATCGGCCCCGACGGTCAGGTCATCGGCCGCGGCGAGGTCTCCTACGACTCGGACGTGCTCGTCGACATGCTGGGCAAGCACACCGACGAGCTCCCCGAGGGGCAGCGCCGCCCGGTGGTCCACGCGGACTACCTGTCGAACTACGCCACCCGCCTGTAG
- the obgE gene encoding GTPase ObgE has translation MSRFVDRVVLHLSAGDGGHGCVSVHREKFKPLGGPDGGNGGHGGDIILEVSPQVHTLMDFHFRPHLKASRGANGAGRHRHGARGEDLVLEVPVGTVVMSESGEFLADLTVPGTRFIAAEGGAGGLGNAALASHRRKAPGFALKGEEGEQHDLILELKTMADVGLVGFPSAGKSSLISVLSAAKPKIADYPFTTLAPNLGVVNVGHESFTMADVPGLIPGASEGKGLGLDFLRHIERTSVLVHVVDTATMEPGRDPVSDIEALEAELAAYESVLDGDLGLGDLRDRPRVIVLNKADVPEALELAEFLREDLEEKFGWPVFIISAVAHQGLDPLKYKLLEIVKADRRRRPKVAVDTEHTIIRPQAVDARRRGEPEFTVEEDPEIEGGFIVEGAKIERWIRQTDFENDEAVGYLADRLNRIGVEDALHKAGAKEGAHVTIGDISFDWEPLTGAGVDPTVAGRGRDARLLSTDRVSAAERKRASQARRGLIDEYDYGDGEEASRERWEG, from the coding sequence ATGTCCCGCTTCGTAGACCGCGTTGTCCTGCACCTGTCCGCCGGCGACGGCGGCCACGGCTGCGTGTCCGTCCACCGCGAGAAGTTCAAGCCCCTCGGCGGCCCCGACGGCGGCAACGGCGGACACGGCGGTGACATCATCCTCGAGGTCTCGCCGCAGGTCCACACCCTGATGGACTTCCACTTCCGCCCGCACCTCAAGGCCTCCCGCGGTGCCAACGGCGCCGGCCGGCACCGTCACGGTGCCCGCGGTGAGGACCTCGTGCTGGAGGTGCCGGTGGGCACGGTCGTCATGTCCGAGAGCGGTGAGTTCCTGGCGGACCTCACCGTCCCGGGCACCCGTTTCATCGCCGCGGAGGGTGGCGCCGGTGGTCTGGGCAACGCCGCGCTGGCGTCCCACCGCCGCAAGGCGCCCGGTTTCGCCCTGAAGGGTGAGGAGGGTGAGCAGCACGACCTCATCCTCGAACTGAAGACCATGGCCGACGTCGGTCTCGTCGGTTTCCCCTCCGCGGGCAAGTCCTCGCTGATCTCGGTGCTCTCGGCGGCGAAGCCGAAGATCGCCGACTACCCCTTCACCACACTCGCCCCGAACCTCGGCGTCGTCAACGTCGGGCACGAGTCCTTCACCATGGCCGACGTCCCGGGCCTCATCCCGGGTGCTTCGGAGGGCAAGGGCCTCGGCCTCGACTTCCTGCGGCACATTGAACGCACCTCCGTCCTGGTGCACGTCGTGGACACCGCCACGATGGAGCCGGGCCGCGACCCTGTGAGCGACATCGAGGCCCTCGAGGCCGAGCTCGCCGCCTACGAGTCCGTGCTCGACGGGGACCTGGGCCTGGGCGACCTGCGGGACCGTCCGCGCGTCATCGTGCTGAACAAGGCCGACGTGCCCGAGGCGCTGGAGCTGGCGGAGTTCCTCAGGGAGGATCTGGAGGAGAAGTTCGGCTGGCCGGTGTTCATCATCTCCGCCGTCGCCCACCAGGGTCTCGACCCGCTGAAGTACAAGCTGCTGGAGATCGTCAAGGCCGACCGTCGTCGACGCCCGAAGGTGGCCGTCGACACGGAGCACACGATCATCCGTCCGCAGGCCGTCGACGCCCGCCGTCGTGGCGAGCCGGAGTTCACCGTCGAGGAGGACCCGGAGATCGAGGGCGGCTTCATCGTCGAGGGCGCCAAGATCGAGCGCTGGATCAGGCAGACCGACTTCGAGAACGACGAGGCCGTCGGCTACCTGGCGGACCGCCTCAACCGGATCGGTGTGGAGGACGCCCTGCACAAGGCCGGGGCGAAGGAGGGGGCGCACGTCACCATCGGCGACATCTCCTTCGACTGGGAGCCGCTCACCGGCGCCGGCGTCGACCCGACCGTCGCAGGTCGCGGCCGGGACGCCCGCCTCCTGTCCACCGACCGTGTCTCCGCCGCGGAGCGCAAGCGCGCCTCCCAGGCCCGCCGTGGACTCATCGACGAGTACGACTACGGCGACGGCGAGGAGGCGTCCCGCGAACGCTGGGAGGGCTAG
- the rpmA gene encoding 50S ribosomal protein L27, with amino-acid sequence MATKKGASSSSNGRDSEAKRLGVKRFGGQQVKAGEILVRQRGTKFHPGENVGRGGDDTLFALKAGAVQFGIKRNRRMVNIVENEAVAVDA; translated from the coding sequence ATGGCAACTAAGAAGGGTGCATCCAGCTCCAGCAACGGCCGCGACTCCGAGGCCAAGCGCCTCGGCGTGAAGCGTTTCGGTGGCCAGCAGGTCAAGGCCGGTGAGATCCTGGTCCGTCAGCGCGGCACCAAGTTCCACCCGGGCGAGAACGTCGGTCGCGGTGGCGACGACACTCTCTTCGCCCTGAAGGCCGGTGCCGTCCAGTTCGGCATCAAGCGCAACCGTCGCATGGTCAACATCGTCGAGAACGAGGCTGTGGCCGTCGACGCCTAA
- the rplU gene encoding 50S ribosomal protein L21 — translation MYAIVKTGGKQYKVAEGDLVKVEKIEGEPGASVALTPVLLVDGANVTSKSEDLAKVSVAAEIVEHTKGPKINIMKYKNKTGYKKRQGHRQPLTVVKVTGIK, via the coding sequence ATGTACGCGATCGTCAAGACCGGCGGCAAGCAGTACAAGGTTGCCGAAGGCGACCTCGTCAAGGTCGAGAAGATCGAGGGTGAGCCGGGCGCGTCCGTGGCTCTCACCCCGGTTCTGCTCGTCGACGGTGCCAACGTCACCTCCAAGTCCGAGGACCTCGCCAAGGTGAGCGTCGCTGCGGAGATCGTCGAGCACACCAAGGGCCCGAAGATCAACATCATGAAGTACAAGAACAAGACCGGCTACAAGAAGCGCCAGGGTCACCGTCAGCCGCTGACGGTGGTCAAGGTCACCGGTATCAAGTAA
- a CDS encoding translation initiation factor IF-2 N-terminal domain-containing protein, which yields MADSTEPTHPDAEQNGTDAPKKRRATRRATRKTTAPAAPKVRVHALAKELGKTSKELIEVLAGMDLKKVAQSTLTVDEVEKVKAALAEPTPEPDEEKIRTRVRKNVANEISQIEEKVEADLAELLKEQPDEELLEDITPEITPKPAVEPAVEQFVPLFMAPETETPEPVAEPEEESDDSGSEEERTASRRRRRGRRGAGRGRGTEEQGEQAVVEKQEPEEEEEDLPEEPVALKGSTRLESQRRRRAELREEGRRKKHIVSQAEFLARRESVERTMVVRERQRHDHPGMVTQVGVLEDELLVEHFVTSEAQASMIGNIYLGRVQNVLPSMEAAFIDIGKGRNGVLYAGEVDWKSAGLGGRSRRIEQALKSGDQVLVQVSKDPVGHKGARLTTQISLAGRFLVYVPGGRSAGISRKLPAPERKRLKEILGKVVPGQGGAIIRTAAEGVSEEAIAADVDRLHHLWEDIQERADREINSRGSKPVTMYEEPDMLVKVIRDLFNEDFTSLIVEGERAWNTVHAYVKSVAPDLLDRVQKYQRSSHDGADSFARHRIDEQLQKALHRKVWLPSGGSLVIDRTEAMTVIDVNTGKFTGSGGNLEETVTRNNLEAAEEIVRQMRLRDLGGMIVVDFIDMVLPENQELVLRRLKEALGRDRTRHQVSEVTSLGLVQMTRKRLGTGLLETFSTECEACGGRGLILHDDPVEAPVEIEEKPRRKPAQPHPAAAAMKRDKPQSDDIEELAAAVVVTDSEEAAEEAEATADTADTASRRRRSRRGRRGTSRGRSDVADIVDIVDAAVDHADDEDPDEPSGADYVPEKTFQQAVAEFEASPRRRRRTRGNSRSDHRPRPEDYPGSAASGPVAQAEETMIKVAEAEETTEESGRRRRRRVTRGRAVQPEAPEVKEEKEEKEPVKQRSNRPSEVSAGAPTRSRGRRRAVRRATRTSQPTQTPVREAEPERRQEPVEGGVEKRARGRRRVARRMSGR from the coding sequence GTGGCTGATTCCACCGAACCCACCCACCCGGACGCCGAGCAGAACGGGACCGACGCGCCGAAGAAGCGCCGCGCCACCCGGCGGGCGACCCGCAAGACCACCGCACCGGCCGCCCCGAAGGTCCGCGTGCACGCCCTGGCCAAGGAGCTGGGCAAGACCTCGAAGGAACTCATCGAGGTCCTCGCCGGCATGGACCTGAAGAAGGTCGCGCAGTCCACCCTCACCGTCGACGAGGTGGAGAAGGTCAAGGCCGCCCTCGCGGAGCCGACCCCGGAGCCGGACGAGGAGAAGATCCGCACCCGGGTGCGCAAGAACGTCGCCAACGAGATCTCTCAGATCGAGGAGAAGGTCGAGGCCGACCTCGCCGAGCTGCTCAAGGAACAGCCGGACGAGGAACTCCTGGAGGACATCACCCCGGAGATCACCCCGAAGCCGGCCGTCGAACCGGCCGTGGAGCAGTTCGTGCCGCTGTTCATGGCCCCGGAGACGGAGACCCCGGAGCCGGTGGCGGAGCCGGAGGAGGAGTCCGACGACTCCGGGTCCGAGGAGGAGCGCACCGCTTCCCGACGCCGCCGTCGCGGCCGCCGCGGCGCCGGCCGCGGGCGTGGCACTGAGGAGCAGGGGGAGCAGGCGGTCGTCGAGAAGCAGGAGCCGGAGGAAGAGGAGGAGGACCTCCCCGAGGAGCCCGTCGCCCTGAAGGGCTCGACCCGCCTGGAGTCGCAGCGCCGCCGCCGCGCCGAGCTGCGCGAGGAGGGGCGGCGCAAGAAGCACATCGTCTCCCAGGCGGAGTTCCTGGCGCGCCGGGAGTCGGTGGAGCGCACGATGGTGGTGCGCGAGCGTCAGCGCCACGACCACCCGGGCATGGTGACCCAGGTCGGCGTGCTGGAGGACGAGCTGCTCGTCGAGCACTTCGTCACGTCCGAGGCGCAGGCCTCGATGATCGGCAACATCTACCTCGGCCGCGTGCAGAACGTGCTGCCCAGCATGGAGGCGGCGTTCATCGACATCGGCAAGGGACGCAACGGTGTCCTCTACGCCGGTGAGGTCGACTGGAAGTCCGCCGGCCTCGGTGGGCGCAGCCGCCGCATCGAGCAGGCCCTCAAGTCCGGCGACCAGGTGCTAGTCCAGGTGAGCAAGGACCCGGTCGGGCACAAGGGTGCCCGCCTGACCACGCAGATCTCCCTGGCCGGACGCTTCCTCGTCTACGTCCCGGGTGGCCGCAGCGCGGGCATCTCCCGCAAGCTGCCCGCCCCGGAGCGCAAGCGTCTCAAGGAGATCCTGGGCAAGGTCGTCCCCGGCCAGGGTGGCGCGATCATCCGCACCGCCGCGGAGGGCGTGTCGGAGGAGGCCATCGCCGCCGACGTCGACCGTCTGCACCACCTGTGGGAGGACATTCAGGAGCGCGCCGACAGGGAGATCAACTCCCGCGGCTCCAAGCCCGTCACCATGTACGAAGAGCCGGACATGCTGGTCAAGGTGATCCGTGACCTCTTCAACGAGGACTTCACCTCCCTCATCGTCGAGGGCGAGCGCGCCTGGAACACCGTCCACGCCTACGTGAAGTCCGTCGCCCCGGACCTGCTGGACCGCGTGCAGAAGTACCAGCGCAGCTCCCACGACGGCGCCGACTCCTTCGCCCGGCACCGCATCGACGAGCAGCTGCAGAAGGCGCTGCACCGCAAGGTGTGGCTGCCCTCCGGCGGTTCCCTCGTCATCGACCGCACCGAGGCGATGACCGTCATCGACGTCAACACCGGCAAGTTCACCGGCTCCGGCGGCAACCTCGAGGAGACCGTCACCCGCAACAACCTGGAGGCGGCCGAGGAGATCGTCCGCCAGATGCGCCTGCGTGACCTCGGCGGCATGATCGTCGTCGACTTCATCGACATGGTGCTGCCCGAGAACCAGGAGCTCGTCCTGCGCCGCCTCAAGGAGGCGCTCGGCCGCGACCGCACCCGTCACCAGGTCTCGGAGGTCACCTCCCTGGGCCTGGTCCAGATGACCCGCAAGCGCCTGGGCACCGGCCTGCTGGAGACCTTCTCCACCGAGTGCGAGGCCTGCGGTGGCCGCGGACTCATCCTGCACGACGACCCGGTGGAGGCGCCCGTCGAGATCGAGGAGAAGCCGCGCCGCAAGCCGGCCCAGCCGCACCCGGCGGCCGCCGCCATGAAGCGCGACAAGCCGCAGTCCGACGACATCGAGGAGCTCGCCGCCGCCGTGGTGGTCACGGACAGTGAGGAGGCCGCCGAGGAGGCTGAGGCCACCGCGGACACCGCGGACACCGCTTCCCGACGCCGCCGTTCCCGCCGCGGCCGCCGCGGCACCAGCCGTGGTCGCAGCGACGTGGCTGACATCGTCGACATTGTCGACGCCGCCGTCGACCACGCCGACGACGAGGACCCGGACGAGCCTTCGGGCGCCGACTACGTGCCGGAGAAGACCTTCCAGCAGGCCGTCGCCGAGTTCGAGGCCTCCCCGCGCCGACGTCGCCGCACCCGCGGCAACTCCCGCTCGGACCACCGTCCGCGTCCGGAGGACTACCCGGGTTCCGCGGCCTCCGGTCCGGTGGCGCAGGCCGAGGAGACGATGATCAAGGTCGCCGAGGCCGAGGAGACCACCGAGGAGTCCGGTCGTCGTCGCCGTCGTCGCGTCACCCGGGGCCGGGCCGTGCAGCCGGAGGCACCCGAGGTGAAGGAGGAGAAGGAGGAGAAGGAGCCTGTGAAGCAGCGTTCCAACCGCCCCTCCGAGGTGTCTGCCGGAGCGCCGACCCGCTCCCGTGGTCGCCGTCGTGCGGTGCGCCGCGCGACCCGCACCTCCCAGCCCACCCAGACCCCGGTCCGGGAGGCGGAACCGGAGCGGAGGCAGGAGCCGGTGGAGGGCGGCGTCGAGAAGCGGGCCCGTGGCCGACGTCGTGTGGCACGGCGGATGAGTGGACGGTAG